The proteins below come from a single Halobacteriovorax sp. DA5 genomic window:
- a CDS encoding PhoU domain-containing protein — protein MEYLQTVLFFISGLAIFYYGQRIISAGIQSLGSGAIKHIASDIDGKNFVVNFWNGARLSLLAFSPTMANIVTVGLVNANLIKKNRVIPMLFGSVIGAVTIFLILMLSRQEIGLNLMAFALILGLVFTQRFVRKLTKLLFGLAFLFLGVSVMHESLVSLLTWDLVQDIVVRFVDYSLFTNLLIGFVFGTVVSFILRSQTMTLAIAVVMIFTKVFPVSICFSIICASTLSSFFINFNTARKVARPLAIRLSLHPLVHYLVATFASFLLIVIIDHNVETTVGTVSLVVIGQFFVISLAILNYFFFKNIVAELIQGMYPDAKFKDRPKLKFLGERRHISSTMAYVLVELEIGKLLDIVSRMFEKCHEYIESPTKGARALAKIKDYEKIIDNIQLEINDFISKVIANGAEEVESRNAIKLMQIASDLEQLADSLDKLTTMLTKYYENWKLSADETDRLLNYFSEVESLYQRSISVYKGQIATEDEINEVIVSTRELKRHLMTEREDFAKVHHNEDGRKHIYYSDMMTSISVVRANVREVYLLLTGVI, from the coding sequence ATGGAATACTTGCAAACGGTTTTATTTTTTATCTCAGGACTCGCTATATTTTATTACGGACAACGAATTATCTCTGCAGGTATTCAGAGTCTGGGTTCTGGTGCTATCAAACATATTGCTTCTGATATTGATGGAAAGAACTTTGTCGTCAATTTCTGGAATGGTGCAAGGCTGAGTCTACTAGCATTCTCACCAACAATGGCCAATATCGTGACGGTAGGTCTTGTTAATGCCAACTTGATTAAAAAGAATCGAGTTATTCCTATGCTTTTTGGCTCTGTCATTGGTGCCGTTACGATCTTTCTTATTCTAATGCTTTCAAGACAGGAGATAGGTCTGAATCTTATGGCCTTTGCTCTTATTCTTGGTCTGGTATTTACACAACGCTTTGTGAGAAAGCTAACAAAGCTCCTATTTGGACTAGCATTTCTTTTTCTTGGTGTATCGGTAATGCATGAGAGTCTTGTCTCTCTTTTAACTTGGGATCTTGTTCAAGATATTGTTGTTCGATTTGTTGATTATTCTTTATTTACAAACCTTCTAATTGGATTTGTTTTTGGAACAGTAGTATCGTTCATCTTAAGAAGCCAAACGATGACATTGGCCATCGCAGTGGTCATGATCTTCACAAAAGTTTTTCCTGTTAGTATTTGCTTTTCAATTATTTGCGCCTCAACACTAAGTTCATTTTTTATAAATTTTAATACGGCAAGAAAAGTTGCAAGACCTCTTGCAATTCGTTTATCCCTCCATCCATTAGTCCATTACTTAGTGGCCACATTTGCTAGTTTCTTATTAATTGTGATCATTGATCATAATGTTGAAACAACAGTTGGAACGGTTAGTCTTGTTGTCATAGGGCAATTCTTTGTTATTTCACTGGCAATCCTTAATTACTTCTTCTTTAAGAATATTGTGGCGGAACTTATTCAGGGAATGTATCCGGATGCGAAATTTAAGGATCGTCCAAAGTTAAAATTCCTTGGCGAAAGAAGACATATTTCTTCGACAATGGCATATGTTTTAGTCGAACTTGAAATTGGTAAGCTTTTAGATATTGTTTCAAGAATGTTTGAGAAGTGCCACGAGTATATTGAAAGTCCTACTAAGGGGGCCCGTGCTCTGGCAAAAATTAAAGATTACGAAAAAATTATTGATAATATTCAACTTGAAATCAATGATTTTATTTCAAAAGTAATTGCTAATGGTGCAGAGGAAGTTGAGAGTCGCAATGCTATAAAGCTTATGCAGATCGCCTCTGACCTCGAACAATTAGCAGATAGCTTAGATAAGCTTACAACTATGCTTACAAAGTATTACGAAAATTGGAAGCTATCAGCAGATGAAACCGATCGTCTTCTAAATTACTTTTCAGAAGTTGAATCTCTCTATCAAAGAAGTATTTCAGTCTATAAAGGACAGATTGCAACTGAAGATGAAATTAATGAGGTCATTGTTAGTACTCGTGAACTCAAGAGGCACCTTATGACTGAAAGAGAAGATTTTGCGAAAGTTCATCACAATGAAGATGGAAGAAAGCATATCTATTATTCGGATATGATGACATCAATATCTGTGGTTCGTGCAAATGTTAGAGAGGTTTATTTACTCTTAACTGGTGTTATCTAA
- a CDS encoding S8 family serine peptidase: MHQIKQHILIWLFALPTFAASVVAISDNQIDINHIDLKDHLFSNRQEIENGKDSDANGKIDDLNGWNYIQNSGKVFDDGLIGTFDPRVFEYYEIRKKKTLKTATESELKWYTEIRKDDEFMESRDEFSSYTHGSHVACLAMNTKTLPYELKSGDLRYLPIRYLGDDPKGLFAKKEFIPSKYSKSYLKIRNIERYLMYYENWMISKMRETVKYSSKFSNIYHASWGQSWEPAYDMINGLFQDEFNLKEKEVNDKYEKLITQMRDSYMKGLMDKGLEVVKAYPKMLFVFSAGNKKDDTDSLLHYPSSIIAENVISVAAIDEHNKDKAYFSNFGKKTVTIFAPGVAINSCSPGDNYVPINGTSQAAPQVTNTAAMIYAMADFYNKDINGSFVKDILEDSAKKLSTLSNLCTSGGLLDQQSALSLARYYLK, translated from the coding sequence ATGCATCAAATTAAACAACACATCTTAATCTGGCTTTTTGCGTTACCTACTTTTGCAGCTTCTGTTGTTGCCATCAGTGATAACCAAATTGATATCAATCATATTGATCTTAAGGATCATCTTTTTTCTAATCGCCAAGAAATCGAAAATGGTAAAGATAGCGACGCTAATGGAAAGATTGATGATCTTAATGGTTGGAATTATATCCAAAACTCTGGAAAGGTTTTTGATGACGGCCTTATTGGAACTTTCGACCCAAGAGTTTTTGAATACTATGAAATTAGAAAGAAGAAGACACTAAAGACGGCAACTGAAAGTGAACTTAAATGGTACACGGAAATTAGAAAAGACGACGAGTTTATGGAAAGCAGAGATGAGTTCTCTTCATATACGCACGGCTCTCATGTTGCATGTCTTGCAATGAACACAAAGACTTTGCCGTACGAGCTAAAGTCAGGAGATCTCCGATATCTTCCAATTCGCTACTTAGGAGATGATCCGAAAGGTCTATTTGCTAAGAAGGAATTTATTCCTAGCAAATATAGTAAGTCATATCTAAAGATTAGAAATATCGAAAGATACTTAATGTACTATGAAAACTGGATGATTTCTAAAATGAGAGAAACTGTTAAGTACTCGTCTAAGTTTTCAAATATCTATCACGCATCTTGGGGACAAAGCTGGGAGCCGGCCTATGATATGATCAACGGGCTCTTCCAAGATGAATTTAATTTAAAAGAAAAAGAAGTTAATGATAAATATGAAAAGCTAATCACTCAAATGCGTGATAGCTATATGAAAGGACTGATGGACAAAGGTCTAGAAGTGGTAAAAGCATATCCTAAAATGCTTTTCGTATTTTCTGCTGGAAATAAAAAAGACGATACGGACTCTTTATTGCATTATCCATCTTCAATTATTGCAGAAAACGTTATTTCTGTTGCCGCAATTGATGAACACAATAAGGACAAGGCCTATTTTTCAAATTTCGGAAAAAAGACTGTGACAATCTTTGCACCAGGAGTGGCAATCAATTCATGCTCACCCGGCGATAACTATGTTCCAATAAATGGAACTTCTCAAGCAGCTCCACAAGTAACAAACACGGCCGCAATGATTTATGCCATGGCGGACTTTTACAATAAAGATATTAATGGATCTTTTGTAAAAGACATACTGGAAGACTCGGCCAAAAAGCTGAGTACTTTAAGCAATCTTTGCACAAGTGGTGGACTACTCGATCAACAAAGCGCTCTAAGCCTTGCACGTTACTATTTAAAGTAA